The DNA window GGCGCGATGTCGGCCATGCGAGCCGCCCAGCAGTCCTGTGTCACCGCCCAGATGTCACGGGTCGACTTCGAGCGGCCCATCCCCATCGGTGACAACGCCCTCGTCGAGTCCTACGCCTACGCAACCGGACGAACGAGCGTACGGGTGCGGATAGACGTCAGCGCCGAGAACCCCCACACCGGCGAGACCGAGTCGACCACCTCCGCCTACGCCACCTTCGTCGCCGTCGAGGACGGCAAGCCGACGCCGGTCCCCGACCTCGAAGTCAAAGGCGAGCGCTGCAAGGAACTCCAGGAGAAGGCGCTGGCCGAGGAACCAAATAGGGAGTGAGCGACCACGCTACGGTCGCGAACGCCGAAAGACGCTGCGCGTCTCTCGTAATCGAGGGGCGGGTAGCGAGGTTCCAGCGAGACGGCTACACGCCCAGTTGTGTCGCCACGTCGGTCGCCGCGTGGACCCGTGAGACCTCCTCGAACGTGACAAACGAGACTCGGTCGCGGATGGGTTC is part of the Haloarcula salinisoli genome and encodes:
- a CDS encoding acyl-CoA thioesterase, producing MPHVAETHIVNRERVQPTHANNYDSAHGGIVMKWMDEIGAMSAMRAAQQSCVTAQMSRVDFERPIPIGDNALVESYAYATGRTSVRVRIDVSAENPHTGETESTTSAYATFVAVEDGKPTPVPDLEVKGERCKELQEKALAEEPNRE